From the Cucumis sativus cultivar 9930 chromosome 5, Cucumber_9930_V3, whole genome shotgun sequence genome, the window CTCTATATATTGGAATGGTGGTGGGAGAGATTTTGCAAAGAGATATAGCTAGAGAGATTactcaaaaggaaaaaagattaatatcCAAAAGGGAAGAGATGACAAGAAATTCACAAGGAGAGATGATAGAGATATAGATGAGGATTTAACGCTCAATTTCCAAAcctttttttgctattttcttattaattattagCACAATTACatagaggaaaagaaaaaaaaaaacaaaaaaaggaaaaaaagaactttttcTGGAGTGATATGTGTGGAGAGGATCAAGAAGAGGatcatcaacaacaacaacatcaaGGAGAGTGTTCACAAACAATTGAGAATATGTTTCAAGAACAACTTCTTCTCCACCAACAACAACTACAAAACAACGACGGTGACCACAACAACAACGATCATCATATGATGTATGGAGTAGAGCATCATCATCATGGAATTGGAAGATCAGGGTTAATTTTTCCACCCGAAGTCATGCCTCCGATGCTGCAACCGTGGTCGTCGCTTAATCCGTTTATGATCCCTCCCCCACCACCGCCGCCTCTACCAACATCATTATCATGTTCATCGTCGTCTTATGGTAGTTTGTTTAACCGAAGGCCACCTAATTGTCTTCAATTTGCTTATGATGGTCCATCTTCGGCTGACCATCTGGGTCGAATCATATCGACGACGCTAGGACCGGTGGTTCATCCAGGTTCCACGGCTCCCTTTGGGCTACAAGCTGAGCTTGGGAAAATGAGTGCTCAAGAAATAATGGATGCTAAAGCTCTTGCAGCTTCTAAAAGCCATAGTGAAGctgagaggagaagaagagaaagaatcAACAACCATCTTGCTAAGCTAAGGAGCATACTCCCTAGTACCACTAAAGTAAGCATTTTTATTGCCTTTAATTTCCTACATGttattatattgattttttcatatataccctttggttttatttgttttttacatCGATCTTAAGCTTCTTGCATTGTTATTTTTGGATAAAGTTGCAATCTTTGAACCTatacaatacaaaaaattatatattccttaaaattttgtcatcACATGTTGTGTTTTTGGTTGATATGATAAAGAGGAACCAAAGTTGCAGTTGGATAAAGCTTTCGGTTGGGAAATTTTGTTGGGGAATGTCagtcaaaaactaaaaaaaaaaggaaaaaacaatgttaaaagaaatgaaaaggaaataaaagacAGAGACAAAATTCAGCCATTCTCTGTCAGTTGCCTCCTTATTAGAGTTTGCCCTTATCTATCTATTCTATATGAACTCAGCCCCACTAACTAACTCAATTCCATCTTccaaaatttagttatttgccttttcaaatatcaactaattctttttcttctttattttgtttttgttgttttttttcctttttgtggGGGTTAATTTCCTACACCCAATGCGGGTGTAATGAAATTTGTGGGACAAAAAATATCATGTGTAACCATTGATGCTATACTATTCATGTAGTGTTGGCAGATCCTAACTCGATCTGCCAACGGTACATGTTACTACGGACAAAAATAAGATTATCTACTAATCAACATTCTATACTAAACTAACGATATGTGACAAGACCCGTTGAAGAACATTTTCATGTTGGCAAAACTTTTAGGTAGTAGTATAtactatataattaataatatgttcTAGTTTAAGCTAAGTTGTATAGAATTGCATCTCTCCTTGATATggatttccatttttttttgttgggggGTGGGGGTCGGAAAAATCACGTTGGTTGATAGTGTAGCCATTGATGCCATTGATGTAGCATTGGCATATATCCTACTCCTACCAACTCTACATGTTGCAATCAATAAAAGTAGAATTATTTGTTGATTGACGTGTACTAATATGGGTAACATCTCTCGACATGTCACAAGATCGACTAATATTTTCCTGTCGACAAAGGTTACATATCCCTATAGAAGAAGGGTTGATGGACTGTTAGGCAGTTGTAGTAATGGATACTGTACAATTAACAACATTGATAGTTTCCCAATTAATATACGGAAGTGCATTATGTAAAGcatactaaataaatattattgagatGAAACTCCTAACAACGATAGAGAATTAATAACtgatatatgtatgtatgtatgtatgtacaGACAGACAAAGCATCATTGTTAGCGGAAGTAATAGAACACGTGAAAGAGCTAAAACGACAAACATCAATAATAGCGGAAACAAGTCCAATACCAACAGAAGTTGATGAAGTAAGTGTAGATGATGCTTCAGAACaagagatgatgatgataagtAATAATGGATCAATATCATCATCAGCCAAGTTTGTAATAAAGGCTTCTCTTTGCTGTGAAGACCGTTCAGATCTTCTTCCTGATCTCATCAAAACCCTCAAATCTTTACGTTTAACAACACTCAAAGCTGAAATTACAACACTTGGTGGTCGTTTAAGAAACGTTTTGTTCGTAACGGCTGACgaagaacaacaacaacaacacaaTATTACATCTATTATTCAAGATGCCCTTAAAGCTGTCATTGAAAAAACTGCAGGGGATCATGATTCTTCTTCAGCAAATATCAAAAGACAAAGGACCACCACTACaaataacattaataataataatatcctttaatttattttttttattattatttgagaaattttggtAATGATCATATTcataccatatatatataatatatatatatagtactgaaaattttgatctttttcgTATGGAGATAAAAGGGTGATCTTTTTCTatgatggttttttttttttttttttttttctggatGACAGAAGAATTTATTTACTATGACTTAAAAAATGGTgtgagatttttcttttcttttcttttttcaatttttcagaGTTGCAgtgaagttttaaaagaaaaaccctaatGAGAGGGTTTGCATGTGCTGCAGTTGTATCCCCATTTATACTGCAAAGTgatgcaagaaaaaaaaagtttgattttaaaaaatatatatatatatatattgctgATTTTATGCATAATATTGTCTTTGACATTTGTTGGGGTTTTTGGATCCCTTTTAAGTTGGAATTATTTTGGTCGtctcttttgttttcagaTTTTGTTGCAATATTTTTGggattgtttaatttataaattaatttctccttttttttccccttttttttttacttttcattttggaTTTGTTTGTAATATGTTTTAATCGTAATAAATTGATAACAactacaatataatatatagaaatgaaaCTACAAGTTTTTGTGGATATGCATGGggaatttattgttttttttttaaattctattcttaagtttatgtatttagTAAATCgttaaattagttaaaatttttatataaatataaaagacacctatagtaaaatattagaGTATTAAAGGATTAAATAGACACAATAATCAAATAGCCaaagaaaatttaacaaaaatattcgacataaaataaaattttgtatatgctTTAGggtattacaaaattttaatttaatgttcaaaataaatttagaaagaaccattaatacaaaatattttagagtTGGGATGGAGATTGtagttcaaaaaaaaaagaaaaaaaaactcaataaacgcattagaaaaaagaactatttaatttagtttgaacTTAAAATCTCATGAGTTTATCGagaactatttaatttattatgaacTTAAAATCTCATAAGTTTcttcaatcaaataataatgagGACTTTCGTAAACAAAGTGTAGAGAATTTCAACCTCATCAAGATTCAAAGAGCTAATCCAAGttgattattattgtatttttaagtttaataataattgttataaCGTAACAAAAGAAACATACGTCTAAAAGATGagaatatttgataaattaatacTAACTATGGAAATTGACCGATTAGTATTAAAGATCTAAGGAAaacttttttcatataaaagaTGAATGACAAAGcaatgaaacatttttttcttttctttgaagtCCAAAGTTAAAGCCTAACATACTAAAATAGGGATTTACTAAATAATACCATTTCAACTAAGAATATGATCCTTTTTTCATAAGGGTCCATATTAAAGTTTATGATTTAGTTTgacaaattacattttaaaatgaaattgacttgcttaattttgtttaggCCCTCCATGACCATGACATAAATATTTCCACTTAGcatgaaagagagagatcTTAACAACTTAGATAGTGACACAGGATGTGTCTTTACTTGCAAGTTCACACGTGACTAAAAAGTGGAAAAACTAAGATAAGCTATCTAatcaaatgtaattaaaaatttttaattaagcaTCGACCACACTTGAAGAATTGATTCTTGATAATGTAACattaaatgtaaaaagtcATTGGGCTGAAATAGTAGGACCATTGTATGTTTCTCAATCATGAAATATTGATTAGTCGTAAATAccattttgtcattttcgtCCGCTTAGAACAGATATACACACCATCTATAGTCAGACATGAAcct encodes:
- the LOC101214615 gene encoding transcription factor bHLH30, with protein sequence MCGEDQEEDHQQQQHQGECSQTIENMFQEQLLLHQQQLQNNDGDHNNNDHHMMYGVEHHHHGIGRSGLIFPPEVMPPMLQPWSSLNPFMIPPPPPPPLPTSLSCSSSSYGSLFNRRPPNCLQFAYDGPSSADHLGRIISTTLGPVVHPGSTAPFGLQAELGKMSAQEIMDAKALAASKSHSEAERRRRERINNHLAKLRSILPSTTKTDKASLLAEVIEHVKELKRQTSIIAETSPIPTEVDEVSVDDASEQEMMMISNNGSISSSAKFVIKASLCCEDRSDLLPDLIKTLKSLRLTTLKAEITTLGGRLRNVLFVTADEEQQQQHNITSIIQDALKAVIEKTAGDHDSSSANIKRQRTTTTNNINNNNIL